The Pantoea phytobeneficialis genome has a segment encoding these proteins:
- the carA gene encoding glutamine-hydrolyzing carbamoyl-phosphate synthase small subunit, producing the protein MIKSALLVLEDGTQFHGRAIGATGSAVGEVVFNTSMTGYQEILTDPSYSRQIVTLTYPHIGNVGANAADAESSQIHAQGLVIRDLPLITSNFRSEESLSAYLQRNNIVAIADIDTRKLTRLLREKGAQNGCIIAGDNPDAALALQKAQAFPGLKGMDLAKEVTTAETYPWQQGSWTLKDDLPEQKSAAELPFHVVAYDFGAKRNILRMLVDRGCRLTVVPAQTSAEDVLKLNPDGIFLSNGPGDPEPCDYAISAIQSFLNTDIPVFGICLGHQLLALASGAKTIKMKLGHHGGNHPVKDLDNNTVMITAQNHGFAVDDSNLPANLRVTHVSLFDQTVQGIHRTDKPAFSFQGHPEASPGPHDAAPLFDHFIELIEAYRSNAK; encoded by the coding sequence TTGATTAAGTCAGCGCTCTTGGTTCTGGAAGACGGAACCCAATTCCACGGTCGGGCCATCGGGGCAACGGGATCGGCAGTGGGGGAGGTCGTTTTCAATACGTCAATGACCGGTTATCAAGAAATCCTCACTGATCCCTCCTATTCCCGCCAGATCGTCACCCTCACTTATCCCCATATCGGCAATGTTGGCGCTAATGCCGCCGACGCAGAGTCCAGCCAAATTCATGCTCAGGGCCTTGTTATCCGCGACCTGCCGCTGATTACCAGCAACTTCCGTAGTGAAGAGAGCTTGTCAGCCTATTTGCAGCGCAACAACATCGTCGCCATTGCCGATATCGATACCCGTAAGCTGACGCGTCTGCTGCGTGAAAAAGGGGCACAGAACGGCTGTATCATCGCCGGTGACAATCCAGACGCCGCTCTGGCATTGCAGAAGGCACAAGCCTTCCCGGGCCTGAAAGGCATGGACCTGGCAAAAGAAGTGACGACGGCGGAAACCTATCCGTGGCAGCAAGGTAGCTGGACGCTGAAAGACGATCTGCCGGAGCAGAAGTCAGCGGCAGAGCTGCCATTCCATGTAGTTGCCTACGATTTTGGTGCCAAGCGCAATATCCTGCGTATGCTGGTAGACCGTGGCTGTCGCCTGACGGTGGTGCCGGCGCAGACGTCTGCTGAAGACGTTCTGAAGTTGAACCCGGATGGTATTTTCCTCTCCAACGGCCCTGGCGACCCGGAGCCGTGCGATTATGCCATCAGCGCGATTCAGTCTTTCCTTAATACCGATATCCCGGTATTCGGTATCTGCCTGGGTCATCAGCTGCTGGCGCTGGCAAGCGGTGCGAAAACCATCAAAATGAAGCTGGGCCATCATGGCGGCAACCATCCGGTAAAAGATCTCGACAACAACACCGTGATGATCACCGCACAGAACCACGGTTTCGCCGTTGATGACAGCAACTTACCGGCAAATTTACGCGTGACCCATGTTTCGCTGTTCGACCAGACCGTGCAGGGCATTCACCGTACCGATAAACCGGCTTTCAGCTTCCAGGGACATCCGGAAGCCAGCCCAGGCCCGCACGATGCGGCGCCGCTGTTCGATCACTTTATCGAACTGATTGAAGCCTACCGTTCTAACGCGAAGTAA
- the carB gene encoding carbamoyl-phosphate synthase large subunit yields MPKRTDIKSILILGAGPIVIGQACEFDYSGAQACKALREEGYRVILVNSNPATIMTDPEMADATYIEPIHWEVVRKIIEKERPDAVLPTMGGQTALNCALELERQGVLEEFGVTMIGATADAIDKAEDRRRFDVAMKSIGLDTARSGIAHTMEEALAVAEDVGFPCIIRPSFTMGGTGGGIAYNREEFEEICERGLDLSPTNELLIDESLIGWKEYEMEVVRDKNDNCIIVCSIENFDAMGIHTGDSITVAPAQTLTDKEYQIMRNASLAVLREIGVETGGSNVQFSVNPKDGRLIVIEMNPRVSRSSALASKATGFPIAKVAAKLAVGFTLDELMNDITGGRTPASFEPSIDYVVTKIPRFNFEKFAGANDRLTTQMKSVGEVMAIGRTFQESMQKALRGLEVGANGFDPKVNLDDAEALTRIRRELKDAGSDRIWYIADAFRAGMSVDGVFNLTNIDRWFLVQIEELVRLEEQVAREGVKALDFAFLRNLKRKGFADARLATLAGVAEGEIRKLRQQFNLHPVYKRVDTCAAEFATDTAYMYSTYEEECEANPNQDRDKIMVLGGGPNRIGQGIEFDYCCVHAALALREDGFETIMVNCNPETVSTDYDTSDRLYFEPVTLEDVLEIVRIEQPKGVIVQYGGQTPLKLARALEAAGVPVIGTSPDAIDRAEDRERFQQAVERLNLKQPANATVTTLEQAVEKAVGIGYPLVVRPSYVLGGRAMEIVYDEIDLKRYFQTAVSVSNDAPVLLDRFLDDAVEVDVDAICDGERVLIGGIMEHIEQAGVHSGDSACSLPAYTLNAEIQDVMRQQVEKLAFELNVRGLMNVQFAVKDNEVYLIEVNPRAARTVPFVSKATGVPLAKVAARVMAGKTLAEQGVTKEVIPPYYSVKEVVLPFNKFQGVDPILGPEMRSTGEVMGVGRTFAEAFAKAMLGAQSNMKKSGRALLSVREGDKKRIVDLAAKLQKFGFELDATHGTAVVLGEAGINPRLVNKVHEGRPHIQDRLKNGEYTYIVNTTAGRQAIEDSKLIRRSALQYKVHYDTTLNGGFATAMALNADPTEKVISVQEMHQQITG; encoded by the coding sequence ATGCCAAAACGTACAGACATAAAATCCATCCTGATCCTTGGCGCAGGTCCGATCGTTATCGGCCAGGCATGTGAATTTGACTACTCGGGTGCGCAGGCGTGTAAAGCGCTGCGTGAAGAGGGCTACCGCGTCATTCTGGTGAACTCGAACCCGGCCACCATCATGACTGACCCGGAGATGGCTGATGCAACCTACATCGAGCCAATCCACTGGGAAGTGGTGCGTAAAATCATTGAAAAAGAGCGCCCGGATGCCGTGCTGCCTACTATGGGCGGCCAGACGGCGCTGAACTGCGCACTGGAGCTGGAGCGTCAGGGCGTGCTGGAAGAATTCGGCGTGACCATGATTGGTGCGACTGCCGACGCGATCGATAAAGCTGAAGACCGTCGCCGTTTTGACGTGGCGATGAAAAGCATCGGTCTGGACACCGCACGTTCCGGTATCGCGCATACCATGGAAGAGGCGCTGGCGGTGGCTGAAGATGTTGGCTTCCCGTGCATCATCCGTCCTTCCTTTACCATGGGCGGCACCGGTGGCGGCATCGCCTATAACCGCGAAGAGTTTGAAGAGATTTGTGAACGCGGTCTGGACCTGTCGCCGACCAATGAGCTGCTGATTGACGAGTCGCTGATTGGCTGGAAAGAGTACGAGATGGAAGTGGTGCGTGATAAAAACGACAACTGCATCATCGTCTGCTCGATCGAAAACTTCGATGCGATGGGTATCCACACCGGTGACTCCATCACCGTGGCCCCGGCGCAAACCCTGACCGATAAAGAGTATCAAATCATGCGTAACGCCTCACTGGCGGTACTGCGTGAAATCGGGGTTGAGACGGGCGGTTCCAACGTGCAGTTCTCGGTGAATCCGAAAGATGGTCGTCTGATCGTTATCGAGATGAACCCGCGTGTATCACGTTCTTCAGCGTTGGCCTCTAAAGCCACCGGTTTCCCGATTGCTAAAGTGGCGGCGAAACTGGCGGTGGGCTTCACCCTCGACGAACTGATGAACGATATCACGGGTGGTCGTACCCCGGCATCGTTCGAGCCGTCTATCGACTACGTTGTGACCAAGATTCCACGTTTCAACTTCGAGAAATTCGCCGGTGCTAACGATCGCCTGACCACGCAGATGAAATCTGTCGGCGAAGTGATGGCGATTGGCCGTACTTTCCAGGAATCGATGCAGAAAGCGCTGCGCGGCCTGGAAGTGGGTGCCAATGGTTTTGACCCGAAAGTGAATCTGGACGACGCCGAAGCGCTGACCCGCATTCGCCGCGAACTGAAAGATGCTGGCTCTGACCGTATCTGGTACATCGCCGATGCTTTCCGTGCTGGCATGTCAGTTGATGGCGTGTTCAATCTGACCAACATCGACCGCTGGTTCCTGGTACAGATTGAAGAACTGGTGCGCCTGGAAGAACAAGTGGCGCGTGAAGGCGTGAAGGCGCTGGACTTTGCCTTCCTGCGTAACCTGAAGCGTAAAGGTTTTGCGGATGCGCGTCTGGCAACGCTGGCTGGCGTGGCTGAAGGTGAAATCCGCAAACTGCGTCAGCAGTTCAACCTGCATCCGGTCTACAAACGCGTTGATACCTGTGCGGCAGAGTTCGCGACCGACACCGCGTATATGTACTCAACCTATGAAGAAGAGTGCGAGGCTAATCCAAACCAGGACCGCGATAAGATCATGGTACTGGGTGGCGGTCCAAACCGTATCGGACAGGGTATCGAGTTTGACTACTGCTGCGTTCACGCCGCATTGGCGCTGCGCGAAGATGGTTTCGAGACCATCATGGTTAACTGTAACCCGGAAACCGTCTCTACCGACTACGACACCTCCGACCGTCTTTACTTCGAGCCAGTTACGCTGGAAGACGTGCTGGAAATCGTGCGTATTGAACAGCCAAAAGGCGTCATCGTGCAGTACGGCGGCCAGACTCCGCTGAAACTGGCGCGCGCGTTGGAAGCCGCCGGTGTACCGGTTATCGGTACCAGCCCGGATGCGATTGACCGTGCCGAAGACCGTGAGCGTTTCCAGCAGGCGGTTGAACGTCTGAACCTGAAACAACCGGCTAACGCCACCGTGACCACGCTGGAGCAGGCGGTGGAGAAAGCGGTAGGTATCGGTTATCCGCTGGTGGTGCGTCCGTCTTACGTATTGGGTGGTCGTGCGATGGAAATCGTTTACGACGAAATCGACCTGAAGCGCTACTTCCAGACGGCGGTATCCGTTTCCAACGATGCGCCTGTGTTGCTGGACCGTTTCCTGGATGACGCGGTTGAAGTGGACGTGGATGCGATTTGCGACGGCGAGCGCGTGCTGATTGGCGGCATCATGGAACATATCGAGCAGGCGGGTGTTCACTCCGGCGACTCGGCGTGTTCTCTGCCAGCCTACACCCTGAATGCAGAGATTCAGGATGTGATGCGTCAGCAGGTAGAAAAACTGGCATTCGAACTGAATGTCCGTGGTCTGATGAACGTGCAGTTCGCGGTGAAAGACAATGAAGTCTACCTGATTGAAGTGAACCCGCGTGCGGCACGTACCGTGCCATTCGTCTCCAAGGCGACCGGTGTACCGTTGGCGAAAGTGGCGGCGCGCGTGATGGCAGGCAAAACGCTGGCTGAGCAGGGCGTCACGAAAGAGGTGATTCCGCCGTACTACTCGGTGAAAGAAGTGGTGCTGCCGTTCAACAAGTTCCAGGGTGTTGACCCGATTCTCGGACCAGAAATGCGCTCTACCGGTGAGGTGATGGGCGTGGGTCGTACCTTCGCGGAAGCCTTCGCGAAAGCGATGTTGGGTGCGCAGAGCAACATGAAGAAATCAGGTCGTGCGTTGTTGTCAGTACGTGAAGGCGATAAGAAACGTATCGTTGACCTGGCGGCGAAGTTGCAGAAGTTTGGCTTTGAGCTGGATGCTACCCACGGCACCGCCGTGGTGTTGGGTGAAGCCGGTATCAATCCGCGTCTGGTGAACAAAGTGCATGAAGGTCGCCCGCACATTCAGGACCGCCTGAAGAACGGCGAATACACCTACATCGTCAACACCACCGCAGGACGTCAGGCGATTGAGGACTCCAAGCTGATTCGCCGCAGTGCGCTGCAATATAAAGTGCATTACGACACCACGCTGAACGGTGGTTTCGCTACGGCGATGGCACTGAATGCGGACCCAACCGAAAAAGTGATTTCTGTGCAGGAAATGCATCAGCAAATTACCGGTTAA
- a CDS encoding porin encodes MKMRAFTLTAIAALVAAAPLASQAEVTLLKADPQANDPLSRLDFKVGGSIRPQFMHQNGVNDKSYKRNGYDGGSRFRFTANYYLFDDVSWVGYYELGVNFPAWWGWDNHYADGANNTTRRQLYTGFKSATLGELYFGQQNSVYYDVVGAKTDIWDYDMLAQAPGNGINGDYDGSYRSRKQLKYKNTFGDVDVYASYLFEDNDYLPGKGMRYKRKGGGSLGVNYHITKDLAWGTAWNYTRADIHQPSTGDSKTYDQNIYGTALSWTPGHWTLSAGGGYYQNFLSTKTSQVHNYFADDAWGLEYFAGYKFPIGQYAVKSIQPYFMGDRLEYLNGRNYKRIDNGLGVSFQLDYGFRVDYEYVITSSTDKSLGNVNLVRLRYDF; translated from the coding sequence ATGAAAATGCGTGCTTTCACTCTCACCGCCATTGCTGCGCTGGTCGCAGCGGCACCCCTTGCCAGCCAGGCTGAAGTTACTCTTCTTAAAGCAGACCCACAGGCTAACGATCCGCTGAGCCGTCTCGACTTTAAAGTTGGCGGTAGTATCCGCCCGCAGTTCATGCATCAGAACGGCGTGAACGACAAGTCTTATAAGCGTAATGGCTATGACGGCGGTTCACGTTTCCGCTTCACCGCCAATTATTACCTGTTTGATGACGTAAGCTGGGTAGGTTACTACGAGCTGGGCGTTAACTTCCCGGCGTGGTGGGGTTGGGATAACCACTATGCCGATGGCGCGAACAACACCACGCGTCGTCAACTGTACACCGGCTTCAAAAGTGCGACCCTCGGTGAACTCTACTTCGGTCAGCAAAACAGCGTTTACTATGATGTGGTCGGTGCGAAGACCGATATCTGGGACTACGACATGCTGGCCCAGGCACCGGGTAACGGTATCAACGGCGACTACGATGGTTCCTACCGTTCACGTAAGCAGCTGAAATACAAAAACACCTTCGGTGACGTTGATGTCTATGCATCTTACCTGTTTGAAGATAACGACTATCTGCCAGGTAAAGGGATGCGTTACAAACGTAAAGGCGGCGGCTCTCTGGGTGTGAACTATCACATCACCAAAGATCTGGCGTGGGGTACCGCGTGGAACTACACCCGTGCTGATATCCACCAGCCGTCAACTGGCGATAGCAAAACCTATGACCAGAATATCTACGGTACAGCGCTGAGCTGGACGCCGGGTCACTGGACGCTCTCTGCCGGTGGCGGTTACTACCAGAATTTCCTGTCTACCAAAACATCTCAGGTACACAACTACTTTGCTGATGATGCCTGGGGCCTGGAATACTTTGCTGGCTACAAATTCCCGATTGGTCAATATGCGGTTAAATCCATCCAGCCGTACTTTATGGGTGACCGTCTGGAATACCTGAATGGTCGTAACTACAAACGTATCGACAACGGCCTGGGCGTGAGCTTCCAGCTCGACTACGGTTTCCGTGTTGATTACGAATACGTGATTACCTCCAGCACCGACAAATCACTGGGTAACGTTAACCTGGTGCGTCTGCGCTACGATTTCTAA
- the folA gene encoding type 3 dihydrofolate reductase: protein MISLIAALAADRIIGMENAMPWNLPADLAWFKRNTLNKPVIMGRLTFESIGRPLPGRLNIVVSSKPGDHDGVTWVTSLEDAVNAAGDAEEVMVIGGGRIYEQMLPRADRLYLTHIDAEVEGDTQFPDYEPDEWQSTFSEFHDADAQNSHSYCFEILERRR from the coding sequence ATGATTAGTCTGATCGCAGCTCTGGCAGCGGATCGCATCATCGGTATGGAAAACGCCATGCCCTGGAACCTGCCTGCCGACCTGGCATGGTTCAAACGTAATACCCTGAACAAGCCCGTGATTATGGGGCGTCTGACCTTTGAATCGATTGGCCGTCCGTTACCGGGCCGTCTGAATATTGTGGTCAGCAGCAAACCGGGTGACCATGACGGCGTGACCTGGGTGACATCGCTGGAAGATGCGGTGAATGCAGCGGGTGATGCGGAAGAAGTGATGGTGATTGGTGGTGGTCGTATTTACGAACAGATGCTGCCGCGTGCCGATCGTCTCTATCTGACCCATATCGATGCGGAAGTTGAGGGTGACACCCAATTCCCGGACTACGAGCCCGATGAGTGGCAATCCACCTTCAGTGAATTCCACGACGCCGATGCGCAGAATTCGCACAGCTACTGTTTCGAAATCCTCGAACGCCGCCGTTAA
- the apaH gene encoding bis(5'-nucleosyl)-tetraphosphatase (symmetrical) ApaH — MSTYLIGDVHGCYDELRALLAQVNFDPQQDVLWLTGDLVARGPGSLDVLRYVKSLGDCVRLVLGNHDLHLLAVYAGISRNKPKDRLTPLLEAADADELINWLRRQPLLQVDEEKKLVMAHAGITPQWDLDTAKLCAREVEAVLSSDSYPLFLDAMYGDMPNNWTPELSGLARLRFSTNALTRMRFCFPNGQLDMICKETPESAPPPLKPWFMIPSPVAHDYTLIFGHWASLEGKGTPEGIIGLDTGCCWGGTLTMLHWETQQYYVQHSNREQAMAQSAPHPHPPLSHQE; from the coding sequence ATGAGTACATATCTGATTGGCGATGTTCACGGCTGTTATGATGAACTGCGTGCCCTCCTGGCACAGGTTAACTTCGATCCGCAGCAGGATGTCCTGTGGCTGACCGGCGACCTGGTGGCCCGTGGTCCCGGCTCGCTTGACGTGTTGCGCTACGTGAAGTCACTGGGAGACTGCGTACGATTGGTGTTGGGCAATCACGATCTTCATTTGCTGGCGGTATATGCCGGTATCAGCCGCAACAAACCCAAAGATCGCCTGACGCCGCTACTGGAAGCTGCCGATGCGGATGAACTGATTAACTGGCTGCGTCGTCAGCCGTTATTACAGGTGGATGAAGAAAAAAAACTGGTCATGGCTCATGCTGGCATCACACCGCAATGGGATCTCGACACGGCAAAACTTTGTGCGCGTGAAGTCGAAGCCGTGCTGTCCAGTGACAGCTATCCGCTCTTTCTCGACGCGATGTATGGCGATATGCCGAATAACTGGACGCCGGAACTCAGCGGTCTGGCGCGTTTGCGCTTCAGTACTAACGCGCTAACGCGGATGCGGTTCTGTTTCCCGAATGGTCAGTTGGATATGATCTGTAAAGAAACCCCGGAATCCGCTCCACCACCGCTGAAACCCTGGTTTATGATCCCGAGTCCGGTAGCGCATGATTACACGTTAATCTTCGGGCATTGGGCATCACTGGAAGGGAAAGGAACACCGGAGGGCATCATCGGGCTGGATACGGGTTGCTGCTGGGGTGGCACACTAACGATGCTGCATTGGGAAACACAACAATATTATGTCCAGCACTCCAACCGTGAGCAGGCGATGGCGCAGAGCGCACCCCACCCACATCCACCGCTCAGCCATCAGGAATGA
- the apaG gene encoding Co2+/Mg2+ efflux protein ApaG produces the protein MSEMARVCIQVQSLYVESQSSPDEERYVFAYTITIRNLGRSSVQLRGRYWLITNGNGRETEVQGEGVVGEQPHIAPGSEFQYTSGAILETPMGTMQGHYVMIDEEGEEFFVDIPVFRLAVQTHIH, from the coding sequence ATGAGTGAAATGGCCCGCGTCTGTATCCAGGTACAAAGCCTGTATGTGGAGTCGCAATCGTCGCCCGACGAGGAGCGCTACGTGTTTGCCTACACCATCACCATCCGCAATTTGGGGCGCAGCAGCGTCCAGCTGCGCGGTCGTTACTGGTTGATCACCAACGGTAACGGTCGCGAAACCGAAGTTCAGGGCGAAGGTGTGGTCGGTGAACAACCCCATATCGCACCCGGCAGCGAATTCCAATACACCAGCGGCGCGATCCTCGAAACGCCGATGGGCACCATGCAGGGCCACTACGTGATGATCGACGAAGAGGGAGAAGAGTTTTTTGTCGACATTCCTGTGTTCCGACTCGCGGTGCAAACCCACATCCACTAA
- the rsmA gene encoding 16S rRNA (adenine(1518)-N(6)/adenine(1519)-N(6))-dimethyltransferase RsmA, translating to MNNRVHQGHYARKRFGQNFLNDQYIIDSIVSAIHPQKGEAVVEIGPGLGALTEPVGERLDALTVVELDRDLAARLQTHPFLGPKLTIFQQDAMTFDFSALAREKGQPLRVFGNLPYNISTPLMFHLFSYTGSIKDMHFMLQKEVVNRLVAGPGSKAYGRLSVMAQYYCQVIPVLEVPPQSFTPPPKVDSAVVRLVPYAQPQHPVSDVRLLSRITTEAFGQRRKTLRNSLGHLFAAGALDELNIDATLRAENVTVAQYCQLANWLGNHQAENPEN from the coding sequence ATGAATAATCGCGTCCATCAGGGGCATTACGCCCGTAAACGTTTCGGGCAGAACTTCCTGAACGATCAGTATATTATCGACAGCATCGTCTCCGCTATTCATCCGCAGAAGGGTGAAGCCGTGGTGGAGATCGGTCCCGGCCTCGGCGCATTGACGGAGCCAGTGGGCGAGCGTCTGGATGCGCTGACCGTGGTAGAACTGGACCGCGACCTTGCCGCGCGTTTACAAACTCACCCGTTTCTTGGCCCCAAGCTGACCATCTTCCAGCAGGATGCAATGACCTTTGATTTCTCCGCATTGGCGCGTGAGAAAGGCCAGCCGCTGCGTGTGTTTGGTAACTTGCCGTACAATATCTCCACCCCGCTGATGTTCCACCTTTTCAGCTATACTGGTTCGATTAAAGACATGCACTTCATGCTGCAAAAAGAGGTGGTCAACCGTTTGGTGGCCGGACCGGGCAGTAAAGCCTACGGTCGACTCAGCGTGATGGCGCAATATTATTGTCAGGTGATTCCGGTGCTGGAAGTGCCGCCACAATCATTCACGCCACCGCCTAAAGTGGACTCCGCGGTGGTACGCCTGGTGCCTTATGCCCAGCCGCAACATCCGGTCAGCGATGTGCGTCTGTTAAGCCGCATCACAACCGAGGCGTTCGGCCAGCGCCGTAAAACGCTGCGTAATAGCCTCGGTCATCTGTTTGCTGCCGGCGCGCTGGATGAACTGAATATTGATGCCACCCTGCGTGCAGAGAACGTCACGGTAGCTCAGTATTGTCAGCTGGCCAACTGGCTTGGCAACCATCAGGCAGAGAATCCGGAGAACTGA
- the pdxA gene encoding 4-hydroxythreonine-4-phosphate dehydrogenase PdxA, translating to MVSNYRVVITPGEPAGIGPDLTVQLAQRDWPVELVVCADGELLRHRAAQLGLPLTLRDYQPGVAAQPQQAGSLTLLQIDTAQAVIPGELAVANSHYVLETLARACDGCLNGEFAALITGPVHKGVINDAGIPFTGHTEFFADRAGGDRVVMMLATEELRVALATTHLPLKDVSAAITRDSLHEVITILHRDMQQKFGLPNPHIFVCGLNPHAGESGHMGREEIDTIIPALDELRQQGIQLTGPLPADTLFQPKYLQHADAVLAMYHDQGLPVLKFQGFGRAVNITLGLPFIRTSVDHGTALELAGLGQAEPGSFITALNLAITMIKSSNE from the coding sequence ATGGTCAGTAATTATCGTGTAGTTATCACTCCCGGCGAACCCGCCGGGATTGGTCCTGACTTAACCGTTCAACTGGCCCAGCGTGACTGGCCGGTTGAGCTGGTGGTGTGCGCTGATGGTGAACTGCTGCGTCATCGCGCAGCTCAGCTTGGTTTACCGCTGACGCTGCGTGATTACCAGCCCGGTGTTGCGGCGCAACCGCAACAGGCTGGCTCGCTGACGTTGCTCCAGATTGATACTGCGCAAGCGGTCATACCGGGTGAACTGGCGGTGGCTAACAGCCACTACGTGCTGGAAACGCTGGCGCGCGCCTGTGATGGCTGCCTTAACGGTGAATTTGCCGCGCTGATTACCGGCCCGGTTCACAAAGGCGTGATCAATGATGCCGGCATCCCCTTTACCGGGCATACTGAGTTTTTCGCCGATCGCGCTGGCGGCGACCGCGTGGTCATGATGCTGGCTACCGAAGAGCTACGGGTAGCATTGGCTACGACCCATCTGCCACTTAAAGATGTGTCGGCGGCAATCACCCGTGACAGCCTGCATGAAGTGATCACCATTTTGCATCGTGATATGCAGCAAAAGTTCGGCCTGCCGAACCCTCATATTTTCGTCTGCGGCCTGAATCCGCACGCTGGCGAAAGCGGCCATATGGGCCGTGAAGAGATCGATACTATCATTCCGGCCCTGGACGAATTGCGTCAGCAGGGCATTCAGCTGACCGGTCCCCTGCCCGCTGATACCCTGTTCCAGCCCAAATACCTGCAACATGCAGATGCGGTGCTGGCGATGTATCACGACCAGGGCTTACCTGTACTAAAATTTCAGGGGTTTGGCCGGGCGGTGAATATCACGCTGGGCCTGCCCTTTATCCGTACCTCGGTTGACCACGGCACCGCGCTGGAACTGGCCGGTCTGGGTCAGGCGGAGCCGGGCAGCTTTATTACGGCGCTTAACCTCGCCATCACTATGATCAAGAGCAGTAATGAATAA
- the surA gene encoding peptidylprolyl isomerase SurA: protein MKNWRMLILGVAIAANTAFAAPQMVDKVAAVVNNGVVLESDVDSMLRTVKAQAQQAHQQLPDDNTLRHQILERQIMDSIVLQMGEKAGLQISDQQLDEAIQNIAGQNHMTLDQLRSRIAYDGINYNEYRAQIRKEMMISEVRNNEVRRRVTILPQEVDTLAKQIGSQNTQGTELNVSQILLPLPENPTQQQVDDQEALARQLVGELKKGADFGKLAVTYSADPQALKGGNMGWSKIEELPTLFSQALATAQKGDVVGPIRSGVGFHILKVNDLRGESKNISVTEVHARHILLKPSPILTDDQARAKLEEIAADIRSGKITFAAAAKQYSDDPGSANQGGDLGWTSPEVFDPAFRDALMRLQKGQTSQPVHSSFGWHLIQLLDTRQVDKTDAAQKERAYRLLFNRKFAEEAQTWMQEQRASAYVKILDNNGQ from the coding sequence ATGAAGAACTGGAGAATGCTGATTCTTGGTGTGGCGATTGCCGCTAACACTGCGTTCGCAGCCCCGCAAATGGTAGATAAAGTTGCCGCCGTCGTGAATAACGGCGTGGTGCTGGAAAGTGACGTTGATAGCATGCTGCGCACGGTGAAAGCACAGGCACAGCAGGCCCATCAGCAACTGCCTGATGACAATACCCTGCGTCATCAGATCCTTGAGCGCCAGATCATGGATAGCATTGTTTTACAGATGGGTGAAAAAGCAGGTTTGCAGATAAGCGATCAACAGCTGGATGAAGCTATCCAGAATATCGCCGGTCAGAACCATATGACCCTTGATCAACTGCGCAGCCGCATTGCCTACGACGGTATTAACTACAACGAATACCGTGCGCAGATCCGCAAAGAGATGATGATCTCTGAAGTGCGTAACAATGAAGTGCGCCGCCGCGTGACCATTCTGCCGCAGGAAGTGGATACCCTGGCGAAGCAGATTGGTTCGCAGAACACCCAGGGTACTGAGCTGAACGTCAGTCAGATCCTGCTGCCACTGCCGGAAAACCCGACCCAGCAGCAAGTTGACGATCAGGAAGCGCTGGCCCGTCAGTTAGTGGGTGAACTGAAAAAAGGGGCCGATTTTGGCAAGCTGGCTGTGACCTATTCTGCTGATCCGCAGGCGCTGAAAGGCGGCAACATGGGTTGGAGCAAAATTGAAGAACTGCCGACCCTGTTCTCCCAGGCGCTGGCCACCGCGCAGAAAGGCGATGTCGTCGGTCCGATCCGTTCAGGCGTGGGCTTCCATATCCTGAAAGTGAACGATCTGCGTGGTGAGAGCAAAAATATCTCCGTCACCGAAGTGCACGCACGTCATATCCTGCTGAAACCGTCGCCGATCCTCACTGACGATCAGGCACGCGCTAAGCTGGAAGAGATTGCTGCGGATATTCGCAGCGGGAAAATTACCTTTGCCGCCGCCGCTAAACAGTATTCAGACGATCCGGGGTCTGCGAATCAGGGCGGCGATCTGGGTTGGACCTCGCCGGAGGTGTTCGATCCTGCCTTCCGTGATGCGCTGATGCGCTTGCAGAAAGGCCAGACCAGCCAGCCGGTTCACTCCTCTTTCGGCTGGCATCTGATTCAGTTGCTGGATACCCGTCAGGTTGATAAGACGGATGCGGCGCAGAAAGAACGTGCCTATCGCTTGCTGTTTAACCGTAAATTCGCGGAAGAAGCACAGACCTGGATGCAGGAACAACGCGCCAGTGCTTACGTGAAAATTCTGGACAACAATGGTCAGTAA